Genomic DNA from Telopea speciosissima isolate NSW1024214 ecotype Mountain lineage chromosome 2, Tspe_v1, whole genome shotgun sequence:
AATTAATACATTCTGAGATGATAAAAGTAATTATTTTTAgcttttcaaaatgcattatCGACCTTATACTGCAtttcaagaatacataccaaacgaAACATAAGACATTACAAAAAAACACAAGTTTTTTCCCAACATGGTTCACATCATAACTTTTCTCATTTAATTCCTTACTAGGTTCTACTCAAGCAAACCAATGTGAAGAGTTCATTTATCTGGTCCAATTTAAAGGCCCATAAGAGATTGTGGTGATCCTTATCCCTTTAGTTATGAAACCAttcttcaatttcttatttGTGAGCAGCCCTATTTACTGTTCTTAATTGGCATTCACGTGGCTCTATGTAAAATTCGTTGACTTTATGACCAAACCCATCTGGTTAATTGTTGAATTCAAAATTCTCTATTTCTTTATCAGGATTATCAGGATTCAGGATCGGGTGATGAATTAATAGACATAGCCAAGCCGATAAAGCAAACCAACCCAAAGCCCATAAAGATGAGCCAAGCTGGGTTTAAAGGAAAGCCAAAATACACACAATCAACACCCAACAGCATCATCCATCATGCATGTCACCATGTGATCCAAAAACAGTAATTGAGAAGCCAAAACTTTGTGGGCCCAGCTTCGTTGGCATTGACATTTCTAGAACTCCACAATAATTtaacccctctctctcccacaaTATTCTCTCcattcctctcttctcccctcccATCTCCTTCAAGGAGAACAGCCTCTGCTCTGCTTTgctctgttctcttcttcttttcttctcctccttttccctctctctctctgtctcttcctctgttttcttcttctaaaaatACATCCATGGATACTGCTCAAGATCATGTAGCCTCCTCACCCACATTCCCAACtgcagaaaagaagagaacccACCAAGAATGTGAAGATAGTCATGAACCTCGCCAGTCCTCTAATGACTTCCTCCAAAGCAGAAGACATTCCAAGGCCATTAACAAAAAGCTTCAAAGGAAGCAAAGAAACACAAGGGCAAAGCTTCAGAAGAGCAATGCTTGTGTAGATCAGGTTGATGAGGAGAAGGTTGGTatagagaagagaatcatgTTGTTGCAGAGTATCATCCCTGGAGGAGATTCACTTGGGATCGACAAGCTTTTTGAAGAAACAGCTCTCTATATATTGGCTCTTCAAGGTCAAGTGAAAGCCATGAAATTTCTTACCAGCTTCTTTGAGACCCTTGAGAAGGAGAAGTCCATGTCCAAGTTTGGAGGTTAATAATAAGTTCTTCATTAATCCTTCTTCTAGCTAGTTCTCTGTAAACCCAATtgcttccctttctctttctctgtttttttttttcttcaaaatttctcTCCTTAACTTTTCTATATTTCTTGGGGAAGCTGGCTGGTAATGTTCTAGCAAGTCTAATTCATGTATATTGGAAATTAAGGAGAGATACCATCATAGTTTTTTCACATTTACAGCTACCCTAATAtgcttttcttttaattttgtatATTTATGTTGGCCATTGATATTGAATGGATTGGACCCACATGAAGGAATATCTTCAAACAGTGATGATCAGGTGCTTCTTACCGGACGGTCCTGATCTTTGACCAGCATTATTAGATGATATGCATAGAAGTTGCAGTGAAAGAAGAGATGAAGGCAACTAGCTAGGTAAGGGACCATTATTTTCACTTTCATTGAGAAAGGCTAGCACCTAGAAGCCTTATCATTAGAGTCACTGGATTAGATAAAGTTCTAAGTTCAATTCCCCAATCCATGAATGGTTAGGTAAAGAGAATCAGATAGACTTTTAGACTTCACAATTGGGTTTGGATAGTAAAAGGAAAATGAGAAGGTAATGGGTCTAATTTGCTTTTCAGGTGCCACTTGCCCATGGGcctttcttcttcccatggGTCCATGTAAGTGAACAATGTTGGCCCACCTCCACCTTCACCTCTTCCCTACTCAAAACTCTATGGGGAAACATGATTATGAATGTCTGTTGGAGTGAGTGGCAAATACGTGGTGTTACATCACAACCCTTTTCTCTATCTTTTATGCCCACACAGTAAGATAGCCTACAGGTTATTGCCTCCCCACCTTGTCCTTCTTAGAGACAAAATCAAAGATTTTGTTGTTTCTCTTGTAATGCAATGGAGTGACAAAGGATTCGGGTCAAATCCAATCCCGACCCAAATATGAAAAGTTTGGGTTCCTTGAAATGACTGCATCACTGGCATGTTGGCTGTTCAATGTTCAATCTGGTTTGTTGGAATTTGGGAACAGAGGAGATGGGAAAGAGTAGTATATTGGCCTATTGGGGAGACCAGAATGGGTTTCACTGCCTCTTCTTGTTGAGAGGGGAGAACCTAGATGTCACTAAGTGCAGTGTTGTTAACATTGGGCTGATCTCTGAATGTTGATCAGGATTCCCCGGATTCCTGACAGTCCCAGACTTGCAGCACTATCACTTTATCCCAATTGCACTAGACATGGTGACATTTAGCCTGCTAACAGTATATTTCAAGATGGGAGGGAATATCTATGCATCACTATACCAGTGAAGTATAACATTTTACTATTTGTCACATGAGTGAGGATAAGGTAAATGTCTCATcgatttgtattttatattcattttcatctgatggcattttggtaattttattaaaattttgaatcggagtttaaaacacatttttcttttgggttaaAATTTGATCATTGAGATGTATGGGGTCATGTGGGGTCTTTTATCACATGAACTAACGCAAATACTGTCAAATGGCAAATAATGAAGCACTATTATACTTCTCTAGGCATTTTGATGCCCGAAAAGATTCCTTTCAAGATTGGTAAGTCCATCCAATATTGTAAGCCACCCAAGTGTCATTTGTCAATTTTAGCTTGAAACAAGCATAGGACATCAGTGAAAAGAGCAAGTctaaaatttcataaaattacaAGAATGTCATTATATGATAATGAGTCCAACCACATATACAGTACATGGTGAAGAAATGTGAATTATGAGAGAGAGGAGTCAATAAGAATCAAAGTTAAAAAAAGTCTTTATCCTCGCCGTCTTCTTTATATGAAAATCAACAGTTAGAAAGCCATTCTCTTGACTCATACTATTGAGAATTTGACTCCACGAGAACTTGAACAAATGGTCTGGACCTCATAAACTAATCGAACTTGAACAAATGGTCTTTCTTCACTCTTGACTAGAGCAAAGCATTGAAAATCCTTGTGTCAGTAGTTCGAATCTACTTCTAAGCGGGCAAAAGGTCCAAAGGATACGTATCCGCTAGGGAACCGGGGC
This window encodes:
- the LOC122652252 gene encoding transcription factor PAR2-like — translated: MDTAQDHVASSPTFPTAEKKRTHQECEDSHEPRQSSNDFLQSRRHSKAINKKLQRKQRNTRAKLQKSNACVDQVDEEKVGIEKRIMLLQSIIPGGDSLGIDKLFEETALYILALQGQVKAMKFLTSFFETLEKEKSMSKFGG